Proteins encoded in a region of the Mesoflavibacter profundi genome:
- the gshB gene encoding glutathione synthase produces the protein MNVCFIMYPWDQIDPENDTSLALIKECAKRNHGVAMCTPANLTIRDSVTSAFCTVVGRMDKVPTSLKSFYKKAELREEMLPLAGFDAIFFRANPPLDPIMLNFLDSVKDDVFIINSLEGMREANNKLYTAAFGDAHSNIIPNTHVSKNKKYLIQQIKNSKSDKMILKPLNGFGGSGVILIEKSAMSNINSLLDFYISGKDGTSNYVILQDYIEGADQGDVRILMLNGEAVGAMKRVPGSDDHRSNVSAGGSVQKHTLTKAEKALCKQIGPKLVKDGLYFVGIDVIGGKLVEVNVMSPGGITYINKVYKNKRKVEEKVIDFLESKVLDNLEAFNRRSRLRKRVDEA, from the coding sequence ATGAATGTTTGTTTCATTATGTATCCTTGGGATCAAATAGATCCAGAAAATGACACAAGTCTTGCACTTATTAAAGAATGTGCTAAACGTAATCATGGTGTTGCCATGTGTACACCAGCTAATTTAACTATAAGAGATAGTGTTACTAGCGCGTTTTGTACTGTAGTTGGTCGTATGGATAAAGTGCCGACGTCATTAAAATCTTTTTATAAAAAAGCAGAATTAAGGGAAGAAATGCTGCCGCTTGCTGGTTTTGATGCTATTTTCTTTAGAGCAAATCCGCCACTTGATCCAATTATGCTTAACTTTTTAGATTCGGTTAAAGATGATGTGTTTATCATCAATTCTTTAGAAGGTATGCGAGAAGCAAACAACAAGCTTTACACAGCAGCTTTTGGTGATGCGCATAGTAACATTATTCCTAATACGCACGTATCTAAAAATAAAAAATATTTAATTCAGCAGATTAAAAACAGTAAATCAGATAAGATGATTTTAAAACCATTAAACGGTTTTGGTGGATCTGGTGTGATTTTAATCGAAAAATCTGCAATGAGTAATATTAACTCTTTATTAGATTTTTATATCAGCGGAAAAGATGGTACATCCAACTACGTGATTTTACAAGATTATATTGAAGGTGCTGATCAAGGTGATGTTAGAATTTTAATGCTGAATGGTGAAGCTGTTGGCGCAATGAAACGTGTTCCTGGAAGCGATGATCACAGATCAAATGTATCTGCAGGTGGAAGCGTACAAAAACATACGCTAACTAAAGCCGAAAAAGCTTTATGTAAACAAATTGGTCCAAAACTGGTTAAAGATGGTTTATATTTTGTAGGAATAGACGTGATTGGCGGTAAATTAGTAGAAGTTAATGTGATGTCACCTGGCGGAATTACTTACATCAATAAAGTTTACAAAAACAAACGAAAAGTTGAAGAAAAAGTAATCGACTTTTTAGAAAGTAAGGTTTTAGATAATTTAGAAGCTTTTAACAGACGTTCTAGATTACGTAAAAGAGTAGACGAAGCATAA
- a CDS encoding sulfurtransferase, producing the protein MEGFDNIVSVDWLNNHLNHPKVVVLNATIPKISGDFKAETYQIPNARFFDIKKAFSDVSAEFPNTIPSEIQFQSEAQKLGVNQDSFIVVYDEIGVYSSPRAWWLFKTFGHNNVAVLDGGFPEWNSNQFSTEIKSEKHYPLGNFTAKYNPNNVVYFESLDAINKDPNFKIIDARSNDRFMCRVPEPRQGLRSGQIPNSVNLPYQQVLNGHKFQQKEHIVSTFKNLADNNQHLVFSCGSGITASILSLAATISAYNNSVYDGSWTEYGTLTTGDMNNPKQWAKEELLAYILIFIAHSDLEETRKEKEYILSRVDKTIYKRVEEKFEEDNDYQSIQNIIEAVKSHDYYRNDLADLFADIKLMAFADGDMDVMEQTAYNQLKKILL; encoded by the coding sequence ATGGAAGGTTTTGATAATATAGTTTCTGTAGATTGGTTAAATAACCATTTAAATCATCCAAAAGTTGTAGTTTTAAATGCAACAATACCTAAAATTTCTGGCGATTTTAAAGCTGAAACGTACCAAATCCCAAACGCTCGTTTTTTTGATATAAAAAAAGCGTTTAGCGATGTTTCAGCAGAATTTCCAAATACAATTCCTTCTGAAATTCAATTTCAATCTGAAGCTCAAAAACTAGGTGTAAATCAAGATAGTTTCATTGTTGTTTATGATGAAATTGGCGTGTATTCTAGTCCGCGCGCTTGGTGGCTTTTCAAAACTTTTGGTCATAATAATGTAGCTGTTTTAGATGGTGGATTTCCTGAATGGAATTCAAATCAATTTTCAACTGAAATAAAATCAGAAAAGCATTATCCATTAGGAAATTTCACTGCTAAATACAATCCAAATAACGTGGTGTATTTTGAATCTTTAGACGCCATAAATAAAGACCCAAATTTCAAAATTATCGATGCACGATCTAACGATCGGTTTATGTGTCGCGTGCCAGAGCCAAGACAAGGTTTACGTTCTGGACAAATACCAAATTCGGTTAATTTACCGTATCAACAGGTGTTAAACGGACATAAATTTCAGCAAAAGGAACACATCGTTTCAACTTTTAAAAATTTAGCAGATAACAATCAGCATTTAGTATTTAGTTGTGGCTCTGGTATTACAGCTTCAATTTTAAGTTTAGCTGCAACGATTTCAGCATATAATAATAGTGTTTACGATGGTTCGTGGACAGAATACGGAACTTTAACAACAGGAGATATGAATAATCCAAAACAATGGGCTAAAGAAGAATTGTTAGCCTATATTTTAATTTTTATAGCGCATTCTGATTTAGAAGAAACTCGAAAAGAAAAAGAATATATCCTTTCTAGAGTAGATAAAACTATCTACAAACGTGTTGAAGAAAAATTTGAAGAAGACAATGATTATCAAAGTATTCAAAATATTATCGAAGCTGTAAAATCACACGATTATTACCGTAATGATTTAGCAGATTTGTTTGCAGATATAAAGTTAATGGCGTTTGCCGATGGTGATATGGATGTAATGGAGCAAACAGCTTACAACCAATTAAAAAAGATTTTACTGTAA